The Oenanthe melanoleuca isolate GR-GAL-2019-014 chromosome 1, OMel1.0, whole genome shotgun sequence genome segment TGAAATACTTTGAATTATCTGTGGTTTAGTGCCATGGGTGTGGAAGTGGAGATGTGGAAATGAATCtaaaagctgaattttcctTTGTCACTCTGGGATTTcaattacaaataatttttatcattcCTTGTATAACAGGATGTCCCTTGGTGTACATTTAATTAATGATCCTCTGCTGAGTTTGCAAGTTGTGAGAAATTCAGTTTactttttcaaatttttaaaagtttaataaagGATAAAAGGGATAATATTTAGTGTTGGAGTGCCTGGCAAACTGCTAAGAGCACACTGTTAgcttaaaacaattttttacatttttttcattatattaattaaatgtatatttatgagaattatatatatttaaatatttctgtgagtTTATatgttttgggaatttttttgtttggttttaatttttgacTTGTTTGCATGTTATTTTGTTGatgaaattaatatattttatttttccttgggGTTCTGTTTTGTTTGATACTTTTTGATAATTGGACAGTTAGTTGTCAATTTTTCTCTTGGGGTTTTGGttctttttaatattattttaatacgTAGATAGGATATTTTTTACATACAttaaataactattttttatttcacagaactATTGGAGTTATTTTTACTATTGTTAATGAGCTATAAAAGTATTAACTGCTTTTGTAATAGTTAATTTACAGTACATagtctttattttaatatttttgtatttttccaggTTTAAAATGTGTCACACTCCCTTTGTTTGGCAGCACATCACtgagaggaggagctgccacACACTTGAAGAGCTTCTAAAAACTCTCTGAGCTTATCTCACAACCACCAGAGGTGCAGGAAAGGTCAAAAATCTGGAATTCTGCACTGGCTTTGTCTCTGGGGAAACCCATGGCAGCTTTGGTTGGAGTTAAggcacattaaaaataaaaaatttgaaacCTAGTGGGGGCAAATAGTTAATTCTTGAGGTGTTTAAAGGTGCTGATAACAAAAACTGAGAAACTCCCTGAGCATAAAAAAACATTGTGGAGAAGGCAAAATGTGAGTTTTAATGTGGCATTAAATTAAATAGTGGTTTTTAATCAAGGCTGAGTTTTTTTCTGGCTGGCAGAAGATTACAGAGAGGAAAATCTGATAACAAGAGAATGGCAGAACCACAGAAAAGATCACAAATGTTGTTTAGAACCTGTGGGTTGTACTGGAAATGACATTTTCACTTGCTCAGGACTGCAGTGTTTAAAATAATGACTCAGTACAATGTTCTCAATGTTCCTTGAAATCAACCTGATTTAAATCTTTTGTTCAGCTTCAGGGTTTAATTAAAGTCTCTAAAAACACAAAAggatttctttccatttcccagtGCTTTGACTCATTCTTCTTGGAAAGAGAATTAGAAATAGTTTCTTCTTGAGCTCTGCAGAATTTCTCTGTTTGGTCAGATGTTTGTCCATCCATTCCTGAGAGTTCTTTtataaaattcttcattttttcatgtGGATTTTGGGTCTCTCAGGTCTCACTTCTTCTTCCTCAGACTCAGCATCATCATTCTAGAAGTGAAGTGTGGCTTGTACAGGAAAACTGGCCAGAACCTTCTCTCCAATGTTAGCAAGAAACTTCTGGGATTTAGATTTGGGCAAATAAAGCCTGAGAAGATGAAAACCCATTTTAAGAGCAATTAAACCATGTAACACTTGTCCATCCAATCTGGCTTGAAGattaaaaccaatttttttattaattaattctaGAATTAAGATTAGGATACCAGGGTTGGATTGGGGATGGTGGCCTGAGGTACAGAGGTTGATTTTAGTGGATTTTGTGTCTCcaggtggaggaggaggtgtagactgattgattttttttattttattttattttttgtattaaaatcaTAAATGGCCCCTCTTGGTTTCACTTTGGCCAATTTCCAATGAAATCTGACAGCAATTAAGGTCACACAGAATTTCAGGTGccacagcttttaaaacaaatgcttGGAAAGAACAGGGATATTCCATCTCTAAAGGAAAATCCCAATTAGGAATTTCCCAATGAAAGAACCCAAACATTGGTGCAAACCCTTATTAGTCCTCCAACCCCAAAAATCTTTACCTGGAGTTCAACTTTTAATCAAGagcaaattaaaacaacaaatcTGTACCAATCACACTCTAGTAGCAGCTGTTTccttaatttaataaatatattaataaataatttaaaatattaattatttggGCTTAGTGagcaataaatataaatataaattaggTGATGcaaaaaatgagtttttaaaattactttttccttattttcatctttttcaggCTCTGTTCAGCCTGGGCATCTTTGCTGAGGGATAAAAATCTGTGCAGTTTGGTGAGTAATTAAATTGTTACTAAAATAAGATTTTCCAGGGACAAACTGATCTTTCTTCTGAGAAGGAAGGAgtttcatctttttatttttttggtcatttttcctctctcaggTGACAGGACTGAACTCACCTCACTGGATGCTGGAACCCCAGGGCTCCTTTAGATCTCCAGTTGATCACTTGACCACCCAATTCTGGCTGGAAAGAGACACATTTATTAATTAGAATGGACTCAAAATGAAGatttcactgattttctttAGGCAACTGGGGAATTCCACAGTAAtgttgctttgtttgctttttcctctaAGAGGAATTCTTGACATCATCACTGTGGGGCTGTTCTCtcataaaaaaatgaaacctcAGGTTTAATCAACCTCTTTGTTAATTGTGCCTCAaactctgtttttgttttttcagcctTCCCTCCCaagcaattaaattaaaatcacagtGCATGTCAAGGTCAGTAAGAATTActtcaaaattcagttttctgatGATTTCCTCAGTGGTTTACTTACAGCAACATCCCTCCCAAAAGAAcccaataaataaaataatgcacttgcaaacatgtttttaaaagtcatttttGTTTAAACTCCTCCTATACACAAAATATCACATCCAGACTATACCTGGTGATTTCAAACTGAggttattcttttttttatatatataattaagtAAATATAGAATGCTGTTAAAATGAGGGTTGTGTGGAGCAAGCAgttatttctgcagctcttgaTATTATATAAGtaatagaaattattattacattattattaCTAAATTAAACATATTAATACTATCTTAAGAAGAACTGATAATAATTCTGTATCTCAACCATCACCATGCACAGAACACTAATTTAAACCATGTTTTCCAACACTAAAGAAATTTTTGAATGAACAAACCAGGAACTGACCCAAGCCTGGCTTCCCATGTTCAATTCCTGTTTTCCACAAGGATTCTTTTCCCCAGAGTTTGCTCTCACCATTTTTTAGTTCTCTGTGGCCTCCCCATCCCTTGCTGGGAGCATCCAGGGCCTCcacaaggcagagctgctgggaaatcAGGATAAAATGGAATTATGGAATATcctgggttgggagggaccaCCAGGATTGTGgaatccaactcctggcccccaaaatcccacctgtgcatccctgagagcattTTCCTTTAGTACATGGGATTTTTATGGCAGTATTTGCTTTCTCCCCACACCCCAGCCACCCTCTGCccctttttcacctttttcctttccctttagGATCTCACAGCTCCAAGTGAACTCAAGATGGTTCAAATAACCCTGAAATCCTTTTATTTATGCAGAAACCCCCCAAACCACCTCCCCCTGCCTCTCTGTCAGAttccctgtgctcacagagtTATTTTTTGAGGCAGCAATTCCAGCATTAATCCAAGGAGAGCAATCTGATCACAATCTGATCCCATTAACCCAGGGAAGCAGATGGAGTGCTGGGTCTGCCTTCCTTTGGTGGGGTCACCACAATTCTGGATGTTCTTTCCACCAGgattttccatctctgctgctgtgcaacAGATGCAGCTGGAGAAATGGAGAAGTGCTTTCAAATCAGCatcaaaatattaataataagGTTATCACAACCTTCATTTTAGTCCTGAAATACTGACTTTAAAGGAGGGAGttttagcaaaataaataatataacaATATAGCAAATTCCATGGGATAGAACAATATTCATCCAATTTCTCTTTCTGATGCTGTTTTACTGAATGTGAATTTACAGAATTCTCAGGATTCTTGCAGAAATCAGGATTTGTTCTTTGTTAAATACACTCTGTAAATGCACTTTGCACATGTCTTGGGAGAAGTCATCCACATCctgtcctaaaaaaaaaaataaataaaagtctAATGTGAACTTTCTGCCCAGAGAAGgaacaataattttatttactgagCACAGGTTATTTAGTGTGAATTGGGCACTTTCAGTCTAAATCTACTCCCTCCTGTGTTTAAATGCCTTGTGATATCTGTGaagctgtaaataaataaatagtgtcctaatacaaataaaaaaatacatgcacaGTATCAATCCCTTTCAACATTTCTGTACCAAAATCAGTACAATTAATGAAACAAAGAACATGGTGGCCAATATTGAAAATCCAAAATATCTGTTAAATAATAGCACAGGACCTGAGGAAAAATGGCAAACTTCTGTAATTAAATATCTTGCTAAATTACAGTCTGACCTCCACATATTTAATTTCAGCAGGTCAGTTTTATTTAGTCCTGATTTAACTTGAGAGTTGAAAGGGAGGTTTGTATTGAAAAATTGATACCTGTGATCTTGCAATCAGATCTGGATGTGAGGAAAATTGATTTATTCCTCTGCCAACATGGATATTAGTGCAGGACTGGAGTATGAACTGCTGAAATCTAACACTCCAGAAGATGCAAAGTTATTCTCAATTAAATCTCTTGATAAAGCCCTGCAAGACCAAATTTATCACAAATTGAAAAGACAACTTCGGTGATGAAGCTGCAATGTAATTAAATATAgttacatttagaaaaaaaatgtgaatattaCATTAGAGTATTCATCCATCAAACCACACAACTTTAATTGGCATTTTTGTGGAAATCATTACTAAAGTCAGGTTCCTTTTTGAGTACACTTAATTTTAATGTAAGGTGCTTAATTTTGATATTTGGTGAAGAACACAGACTCAGAAAGTTTCCCAAGGAGTCAGAGGAATTGTTCAGGTCTCTGCCATTACCTGGGAATAACTTTGACAGATTCAACTTCTACAGAAAGGTGAGCCTTGTGCTAATCATATTGTGTTaattaaaagcagtttttatcTTTGTGAGAAATGGGGTTCTTGCAGTTTTTTCATGAAGGCAATTGTGCATTTGCAAGAATAAAGGTGCTCAACATAAATTGGTGCATTTGGGGAACCTGGACACCTCTACAGCATTTGTGGTTTTGAATAATATCTGatatgaaacaaagaaaaccacaaacacTGATAACAGACAAAGCTGCCAGAGAAATCCTTGGAAAAGCTTTCAGGAAGCTTTTCAGGAACCAGCTGGTCACAAAGCACAGCAAGGCCAGGCTCAAAATATTCCTTCAATTCCTCAGCTCCTCCAAGGttacacagcagagctgggaggttTGAGGGCTGATATTATCCCTGTTTTTCCCAAGGcttccctccagcctcctgTAAAGAGGAGCTGACTGACATGgctattttatttcagaaatccTATTTTAGTAAATTCCCTGGTGCGTGCAAGGCCttggtttaataaaaaaaaaataataataacaacacaATGCTTTCCCAATcgaaaattctgatttttttagttAAAGTTTGTCAAGATTAAGTCCCAGTTTCACCATAACAGAAAGTAGAAAACCTCCAGCAGCTTCAGAGCTCTAAATTCATTTTGTGCCAAAACAGGCAGGAGCTTGTCTGGAATCAGGAACTGGTTTTGCCAGTTCTGCTTTAGACTGCCTTGCATGGGGAGGCTTTGATTCCATTTTCTCATTTACTCACAAACTCTTCAAGGGTAGGGGAACTCAAAAATCAAAGATTGCTGGTTGTGGAGCTGAGCAGCCCAGGATTTGCAGCCAGGCACGTCCTGTGAGTGGAAAGttgcacacagagctgagctctgcagcctcgGGGGtcagcagggccctgctgtgGAACCAACCCGGGAAAGCGAAttccagagctggctgctggctctggagagtgttctctttcttttgaTGTGCCCAGACAAGTATTTGGACTTCCTGCAGGAGATAAGGTCACACCaaggagcagtgggagctgccaggtgagcagcactggggattTGTTCCTCTCTGTGCAGGGCatgtgataattgataaaatatttgtgttaatcataaaagtaATGGGctttgtataaaccagaatgcttaaatctgaaatgaagcatgacactaaagaaaggaaaatatatgattaaatcattctgttttaaatgcccctgttatgaatattatgttttctaaagaAGTTGTATCTACTGACAGCTTGCAGAACAACACAGCCCAAcagattctgcaaaatcagCTTTCCTGCCTCTGTGTGATCAATTGCAGCCTGTCCCTGAGACCAGACTTCCCAATTTCTGCCATTCCTTATCTACCAAGAGCAGAGGTTATCTGTGGGATTGACAAATTGTCCAGAGACTCACATCCCACAGACCACCACTGTACCTGGCAGAATTATGgcaacaaaaaataacaattacTGATGACTACAAGGAAACCACTTtataaaagggagctgcaaaccaaagtggggtggagcatggagtgggcagtgaccccCATGTATCCCCATTGTTCTGTCTGTATAAAATACAGCAATCTGAATATtgagacttttgtttctcatttataaaaGGCAGGATGTGGCAGGAGCACAAAATTGGTGTTTCTGAAGCTTGAGATGAAGAATTGCTTAAAATATTTGGCCTTGCAACTGAAACTGGAATTTGTCTGTGAGTGTCTGTTTGCCATAAGTTGTGGAAATATTATGTCCCAtctctggaggtgttcaaggccaggctggacaatcACAGAATGCTCAGGGCTGGAAGAGCCCTCCAGGATCATCCCCAagcctgtccccaagggccacatccagcctgtcctgagcactcccccagacagtgactgcaaacctccctgggcagctcatcccaATCCTGACCACTCTGCCAGGGCAAAAAACTTttcctgagcctcccctggcacaacttaaaaccatttcctctcctcccttcaCTTGAAATGTGAGGGCAGAGCCAGTTTGTTCCTTGTTTATCTACAGAGCCAGCATGCTAGAGCTCCACTTAGGCATAAAATTGTTATTTTGGAATACTCATTGCATTAAATCCAAGTGCAAAACAAGACCTTGAGTTTAGAATAATAAACAAAGGTTGTGTGTggcttcctgccctgctcaggaaACAACTGTCACTTATCTGTGTAGGTGTTGGCctctttcatgttttttttatcttctcttttcaCTCACACACCAAGTATCTGCAAGAATCAGACTAATCCACACCTtcctttcccagagctgtgctgtgattaCTTTCcctataaaataaataaaggatgTGATAACTTTTGTGCATAGATATATTGCAGGAGCAAAGGATAACTTGCTGTCTGTTGTGTATTCTGAGGGAGCAATTTGTGTTTGCAGCATGTGCAAATCCTGCACTTTTATTCCCTGCCAGGCTGTTCTTCACTCTGATGTCAGTGTTCAGCCCTTTCTCACTTGGTGAATCTCAATGAACCAGCTGTAATTAAATGCATCGATTTGTGGCTTTGGTGGCTACAGGAATAGGAACTGGAGAGAGGTGTCTTCTCCTGGATCTGTGTGGGATACAAAAGGGAACATTGTGCCTTTAGGGCACCATCCATGCAGAAATAAGGTCAGGTAGCAGTGGAAGATGAGATCCTTTTCTGTTGTCCATCAGGACATTCTGAGCTTTAGAGAAGAAGATTTATCCTGGGCTCCATCACagctggtgggagcagcaggtgaggggGGAATTCTGTCTTTGAGCCCCTTcaggtgtgaccccacctggatcctgccccagctctggaattcccagcccagggaggagctggagctgctgcagagcccagaggagcagcaggatgagcagagggatggagcagctctgctgggaggaaaggctggcacagctgggattgttcacctgcacaggagaagctttgggctgagctcagggtggccttgcagggcctgaaggagctgcaggaaacatggagagagacaattgccaagggctggagggacaggacacagggaatggagggacagacacagggaatggagggacagacacagggaatggagggacaggacacagggaatggagggacagacacagggaatggagggacaggacacagggaatggcttcagagtagggt includes the following:
- the RIPPLY3 gene encoding LOW QUALITY PROTEIN: protein ripply3 (The sequence of the model RefSeq protein was modified relative to this genomic sequence to represent the inferred CDS: substituted 2 bases at 2 genomic stop codons) produces the protein MAGARAPPPPPAPTNGSAVRQRGRAALPALIGWRRLARAAPRPLRGRRFSPLLRSASSALWRPWMLPARDGEATENXKMPELGGQVINWRSKGALGFQHPVRLYLPKSKSQKFLANIGEKVLASFPVQATLHFXNDDAESEEEEVRPERPKIHMKK